Proteins found in one Streptococcus mitis genomic segment:
- a CDS encoding pyridoxal phosphate-dependent aminotransferase yields MKLSNRVLEMEESVTLAAGARAKALKAEGRDILSLTLGEPDFTTPKNIQDAAIASIQDGRASFYTVTSGLPELKAAVNTYFERFYGYSVAPNQVTVAAGAKYSLYTFFMAVVNPGDEVIIPTPYWVSYGDQVKMAEGVPVFVPAKEDNHFKVTVEQLEAVRTDKTKVLVLNSPSNPTGMIYTREELLAIGNWAVEKDILILADDIYGRLVYNGHEFTPISSLSEAIRKQTVVINGVSKTYAMTGWRIGYAVGEADIIAAMSKIAGQTTSNPSAVAQYAAVEALSGEQDTVESMRKAFEERLNTIYPLLAEVPGFEVVKPQGAFYLFPNVKKAMEMKGYTDVTDFTTAILEEAEVALVTGAGFGAPENVRLSYATDLDTLKEAVNRLKTFMGSEND; encoded by the coding sequence ATGAAACTATCCAACCGTGTTTTAGAAATGGAAGAAAGTGTGACCTTGGCTGCTGGAGCCCGTGCCAAAGCACTGAAGGCTGAGGGCAGAGATATCCTGTCTCTAACCTTAGGTGAGCCAGATTTCACTACTCCAAAAAATATCCAAGATGCCGCCATTGCATCGATTCAAGATGGGCGTGCTTCTTTTTATACAGTAACCTCAGGCCTGCCAGAACTCAAGGCAGCGGTCAATACCTACTTTGAACGCTTTTATGGCTATTCTGTAGCGCCAAATCAAGTGACAGTCGCTGCGGGAGCCAAATATTCTCTCTATACCTTCTTTATGGCTGTGGTCAATCCAGGTGATGAAGTGATCATCCCAACCCCTTACTGGGTCAGCTATGGAGATCAGGTCAAGATGGCAGAGGGTGTGCCAGTCTTTGTTCCTGCTAAAGAGGACAATCACTTTAAGGTGACCGTAGAGCAGTTAGAAGCAGTTCGCACAGACAAGACCAAGGTTTTGGTGCTGAATTCACCATCCAATCCGACAGGTATGATTTACACCCGTGAGGAACTTTTGGCAATCGGAAACTGGGCTGTAGAAAAGGATATTCTTATCCTAGCAGACGATATCTATGGGCGCTTGGTCTATAATGGTCATGAATTCACACCCATTTCTAGCTTATCTGAAGCGATTCGCAAGCAAACGGTGGTCATCAATGGTGTGTCTAAAACCTATGCTATGACTGGTTGGAGGATTGGCTATGCCGTCGGAGAAGCAGACATTATTGCTGCTATGTCCAAGATTGCAGGTCAAACAACTTCGAACCCGTCAGCAGTAGCCCAGTATGCAGCAGTTGAGGCTCTATCAGGCGAGCAAGATACGGTAGAAAGCATGCGTAAGGCTTTTGAGGAACGTCTTAATACCATCTATCCCCTTCTTGCAGAGGTGCCAGGATTTGAAGTGGTCAAACCGCAAGGAGCCTTCTACCTCTTTCCGAATGTCAAAAAGGCCATGGAGATGAAAGGCTACACGGATGTGACAGACTTTACAACTGCTATCTTAGAAGAAGCTGAAGTAGCCTTGGTCACAGGAGCAGGCTTTGGAGCGCCAGAAAATGTGCGCCTCAGCTATGCGACAGACCTAGACACGCTTAAAGAAGCAGTTAACCGCTTGAAAACATTTATGGGGAGTGAGAATGATTGA
- a CDS encoding VOC family protein — translation MIDHFEIKVKDLQISEGFYRSFLAPLGYKLAFKTTSLISFLAPNSPHPGGDFWLVQGTQDPIHFAFLAENKEEVQACYEAGLEAGGRDNGAPGYRSEQPIYYAAFVIDPDGNNIEVVCHKE, via the coding sequence ATGATTGATCATTTTGAAATTAAGGTAAAGGATTTACAAATTTCAGAAGGATTTTATAGGAGTTTTCTCGCTCCTTTGGGCTATAAATTGGCTTTTAAAACTACTTCTCTAATCAGTTTTCTTGCCCCGAACAGCCCCCATCCTGGTGGTGATTTTTGGCTGGTTCAGGGGACACAAGATCCTATTCACTTTGCTTTCTTAGCAGAAAATAAGGAAGAGGTTCAGGCTTGTTATGAGGCTGGTTTGGAGGCAGGTGGGCGAGACAATGGGGCTCCAGGTTATCGCAGTGAGCAACCGATTTACTACGCTGCTTTTGTGATTGACCCAGATGGGAACAATATAGAAGTGGTTTGCCATAAAGAATAA
- a CDS encoding DUF5590 domain-containing protein has translation MKKRQNKAKNNLLWQYGLGMTILFVVISASFLYLVSLGMKPYQTAKSEGEKLAQQYAGLEQADQVDLYNGLESYYSVLGHNKQQEALAVLIGKDDHKIYVYQLNQGVSQEKAEAVSKEKGAGEIDKITFGRYQDKPIWEVKSGSDFYLVDFETGALVDKEGL, from the coding sequence GTGAAAAAAAGACAAAACAAAGCAAAAAATAATCTACTGTGGCAGTATGGTCTAGGGATGACGATTTTGTTTGTGGTTATCAGTGCTTCCTTTCTGTATCTGGTTTCTCTTGGCATGAAACCCTATCAAACAGCTAAAAGTGAAGGAGAAAAATTAGCTCAGCAGTATGCAGGATTAGAGCAGGCTGATCAGGTTGACTTATACAATGGCTTGGAATCTTACTACAGTGTTCTTGGTCATAATAAACAGCAAGAAGCGCTTGCTGTCCTGATTGGAAAAGATGACCATAAGATTTACGTTTATCAGCTAAATCAGGGTGTTTCACAAGAAAAAGCAGAAGCGGTTTCTAAGGAAAAAGGAGCTGGCGAGATTGACAAGATTACCTTTGGCCGTTATCAAGACAAGCCAATCTGGGAAGTCAAGTCAGGCTCTGACTTTTATCTAGTAGATTTTGAAACAGGAGCATTGGTCGATAAGGAGGGCCTATGA
- a CDS encoding YSIRK-type signal peptide-containing protein (The YSIRK form of extended signal peptide directs nascent proteins to the cross-wall site, while signal peptides lacking YSIRK direct proteins instead to the cell pole. A large fraction of YSIRK proteins are surface proteins anchored by sortase-mediated processing of a C-terminal LPXTG motif.), with the protein MYSRMDKYHGQKVQRFSIRKYSFGAASVAVAAYMMFGGAATVQADAQVTPKTASESQTVPDASNQADTTKPQASTETATPTVEAQTAEQPAAPATATPAPEVAPAETPKADTSKLEAAIARLEAALEKAASTEKTASAIESAKAELASAKAVVANEAATKEEVAKATSAVNGKAFVIESMPKATADKKEEKENKNQDPRNGQAIPGQGESGFRAVDTTAANSAEEATKYKGVRDAALTELQANIAKVQAKLDAENAKEENKKDQALIATYTKIIEKANGVVTKANAADATSAQAMSQQAEAVKSERDLLASYLSGKTELGAPVSENHVAYGNNPKNGVFESLKEGFGDKVTFTDADKRSETIATQYESGRDITNKVNNVPNAKDPIGSATYNWQEKTITKADAEAGVLNGWKIEVGEKVNAVKPLDVTNVTDKDGQPSTREVPKSKIYSNDGELKKYQTSGENSYVNGSGAVPSVTPTIDAMRTNAFGEVKNRDYYLELGSKGTTLSKEYDVNGNSRVNVNLIHSAAYGGTTSTSSGERVKLTIVDAFTGKEIKPVEGKNGPLTTEQAALAANGWNHLDRIYDIPAETTKIKVLIEAGSQGTNTLINDNNINIKDGYLIGGIGIATAPAAEVVTTVRSEGRTGEYGYTKDTIYDKNQKGNFDITIKNTGGMNIDYYSASNVEVTVEVPKGVVLEDKIYNANGGSNWLGNVWANTIKWVPNDPSDNSKGGKLTYNVPAGNRMAAAETNSRTTSIPFTAADNFVGPADFKVTVKSGFGDTDAEGNRLYSYAANGLKPAYENEFNRNGLADSDNPDYKYGKVIFINSLQTNSVITVPINTNDDQLKAIAYAKAQEAIKTPEFTKLLTDVTGTAALGDTNGSTFVNKDDIAITKVAEDGRGVVKVPVTYTVDGKTYETTVDIEVNVVESKTKPIVVFEGDEITPASVKEKVEPATTVGKGTANEPNASDIFKTDGKAGETGLTIPTTVTHNVDGTEVTENVKVPVTVLPRTEGEVDVPKGTTPDKVKETLKNKANELIKTPDFPAKVPEGYTVTVGEIPEIPADIANKKGEPVVVKVPVTFTSPDGTTYTSEIPVTVNVKSSEVKPVYVVEGNQPKPADVNEAVTPDKGGNLTPVTEADINKDVPTDKVKVGATDLSVKATVKYPTGDETVNVPVKVLPKATPTGVTVLKDTDETALTNAVKEKANEAVSKLTNLPAGITASLDERETSYTLPKTDSNGDKATVPVKVLYKDDKGNVVGEDTINVPVKVVSSTPKPVVVFEGETPKLDKDSVTPGEGGTVGEPTTVPSTKDKAGATDVTVDVPVTYDNGKVTETVKVPVTVLPVAKGEVTVAKNTTPDKLKELAKAKADEAVKATDFVSKLPQGATVTVGDVTKAIEDKVTANKGTGVTTVEVPVTYTVDGKDYTTTIPVTVNVKGSDVKPVYVVEGDKPKAEDVNKAITPDTDGTKTPVTDEDINKAIPTTEGKVGATDVNVKVPVTYEGVKDPEEVTVPVTVLPKVSPEGVTVPKDADKTELAKVVKEKAEEAAKKLTGLPDGVTVTVTNVETTPGTDKTGVQTPATVTVEYKDKDGNKITKVIEVPVNVVSSTPPEVVVFEGDTPSTEDVKKGITPGEGGTVGDPTKVPSTVGKAGDKDVEVEVPVTYENGKFKENVKVPVTVLPKPTAGSVIVPKDLSEKELKDKVGKDAENAINNDEFKKKLPEGATVKVDLTNVTVPKTSEPGKAGEVEVPVIYTVNGKEYKTTVKVPVTVVEGKEQLVPKGDTPDPKDNITPGNYPEGATFEYDTPVDTSKPGKKEAVVIVKDKDGKEIVRVPVVVNVVEPKVTPIIVPERTKLTKEDVEKHIEIPGVTGWEIVGEPELPETFPAGVRPSATVTVKLPNGKIIKVQVPVIATPTVTPIVVPQGSTITPDDVKKHINIPKESGWEIVEVGEIPTTETPGNKTAVKVKVKLPTGEVIELEVPVKVTPKESTDLIPAPVQPDQVVTYYVDENGKTISPSENGAQAPKAVSGYEYQTTTKDPNGNLVHHYKKVATPQPAGPTAPEQPAAPTAPTSPAEPGQPATPNQTQPAAPAQAQADATVATDTTAKPATPKYVEGQKELPNTGTEAHAGLAALGLLGALSGFGLLSRKKKED; encoded by the coding sequence ATGTATTCAAGAATGGACAAGTACCATGGACAAAAGGTCCAACGCTTTTCAATCCGTAAGTATAGTTTTGGTGCAGCATCAGTAGCTGTAGCAGCCTACATGATGTTTGGTGGAGCAGCAACTGTTCAGGCGGATGCTCAAGTTACACCAAAGACTGCATCTGAATCACAAACAGTCCCAGATGCAAGTAATCAAGCAGATACCACCAAGCCTCAAGCTTCAACTGAAACTGCTACACCAACTGTGGAAGCACAAACAGCTGAGCAACCAGCAGCCCCAGCTACAGCAACACCAGCTCCTGAGGTAGCACCAGCAGAAACACCAAAAGCTGACACAAGCAAGTTGGAAGCAGCTATTGCTCGTTTAGAAGCAGCTTTAGAAAAAGCAGCATCAACTGAAAAAACAGCTTCAGCAATTGAGTCTGCAAAAGCAGAATTAGCAAGTGCAAAAGCTGTAGTTGCAAATGAAGCTGCAACAAAAGAAGAAGTAGCAAAAGCTACATCAGCAGTAAACGGTAAAGCTTTCGTTATTGAAAGTATGCCAAAAGCAACTGCAGATAAGAAAGAAGAAAAAGAAAATAAAAACCAAGATCCACGTAATGGACAAGCCATTCCTGGACAAGGTGAAAGTGGTTTTAGAGCAGTAGATACAACTGCAGCTAACTCAGCAGAAGAAGCAACTAAATATAAAGGTGTTAGAGATGCTGCCTTAACTGAATTGCAAGCTAATATTGCTAAAGTTCAAGCTAAACTTGATGCAGAGAATGCAAAAGAAGAGAATAAAAAAGATCAAGCATTAATTGCTACTTACACTAAAATCATTGAAAAAGCTAACGGCGTAGTAACGAAAGCAAATGCTGCGGATGCAACATCAGCTCAAGCAATGAGCCAACAAGCAGAAGCTGTCAAATCTGAACGTGACTTATTAGCTTCCTACTTATCTGGAAAAACTGAATTAGGCGCTCCTGTCAGTGAAAACCACGTTGCTTATGGTAACAACCCTAAAAACGGTGTATTCGAAAGCTTAAAAGAAGGTTTTGGAGATAAAGTAACATTCACTGATGCTGATAAAAGATCAGAAACAATTGCTACTCAATATGAAAGTGGACGTGACATTACTAATAAAGTAAATAATGTTCCAAATGCAAAAGATCCAATTGGTAGTGCAACCTATAACTGGCAAGAAAAAACTATTACTAAAGCTGATGCTGAAGCAGGTGTTTTAAACGGTTGGAAAATTGAAGTTGGTGAGAAAGTAAATGCGGTTAAACCTCTTGATGTAACAAATGTTACAGATAAAGATGGACAACCAAGTACACGTGAAGTTCCTAAATCAAAAATCTATTCAAACGATGGCGAATTGAAAAAATACCAAACATCAGGTGAAAATAGTTATGTTAATGGTAGTGGTGCTGTTCCTTCAGTAACTCCAACAATTGATGCAATGAGAACAAATGCCTTTGGTGAAGTTAAAAATCGTGATTACTACCTAGAATTAGGAAGCAAAGGTACAACTCTTTCTAAAGAGTATGATGTTAATGGAAATTCACGAGTAAATGTTAACTTAATTCACAGTGCTGCATACGGTGGAACAACGTCTACTTCTTCAGGTGAAAGAGTTAAATTAACAATCGTAGATGCGTTCACTGGTAAAGAAATTAAACCAGTTGAAGGTAAAAATGGACCATTAACAACAGAACAAGCTGCTTTGGCTGCTAATGGATGGAACCACTTAGACCGTATTTATGATATTCCAGCAGAAACCACAAAAATTAAAGTGTTAATTGAAGCAGGAAGTCAAGGAACAAATACTTTAATTAATGACAATAACATCAATATTAAAGATGGTTATTTAATCGGTGGTATTGGTATTGCAACTGCACCAGCTGCTGAAGTAGTAACAACTGTTCGTTCAGAAGGTAGAACCGGTGAATATGGTTATACAAAAGATACAATCTACGATAAAAACCAAAAAGGTAACTTTGACATCACAATTAAAAACACTGGTGGAATGAATATTGACTACTATTCTGCATCAAATGTTGAAGTAACCGTAGAAGTTCCTAAAGGTGTCGTATTAGAAGATAAAATCTACAATGCCAATGGTGGATCAAACTGGTTAGGAAATGTTTGGGCAAATACTATCAAATGGGTTCCAAATGATCCAAGTGATAACTCAAAAGGTGGAAAATTAACTTATAACGTACCAGCAGGAAATCGTATGGCTGCTGCAGAGACAAACTCTCGTACAACAAGTATTCCATTTACAGCTGCAGATAACTTCGTAGGACCAGCTGACTTTAAAGTTACAGTTAAGAGTGGTTTCGGAGACACAGATGCTGAAGGTAACAGACTGTACTCTTATGCTGCAAATGGATTAAAACCAGCTTATGAAAATGAATTTAACCGTAATGGTTTAGCAGATTCAGATAATCCTGATTACAAATATGGTAAAGTAATCTTTATCAATAGTTTACAAACTAACTCAGTAATTACTGTACCAATTAACACGAACGATGATCAATTAAAAGCAATTGCTTATGCGAAAGCTCAAGAAGCGATTAAAACTCCAGAATTCACAAAATTATTAACAGACGTTACTGGTACAGCTGCATTAGGTGACACTAATGGTTCAACTTTTGTTAATAAAGATGATATCGCAATTACGAAAGTTGCTGAAGATGGTCGTGGGGTTGTTAAAGTACCTGTAACTTATACAGTAGATGGTAAAACTTATGAAACAACGGTTGACATCGAAGTAAACGTTGTTGAATCTAAGACAAAACCTATTGTAGTATTTGAAGGTGATGAAATTACACCTGCTAGCGTTAAAGAAAAAGTAGAACCAGCTACTACTGTTGGCAAAGGTACAGCCAATGAGCCAAATGCAAGTGATATCTTCAAAACTGATGGAAAAGCAGGAGAAACAGGATTAACGATTCCAACAACAGTTACTCACAATGTAGATGGAACAGAAGTTACAGAAAATGTTAAAGTTCCTGTTACTGTTCTACCTAGAACAGAAGGGGAAGTTGACGTACCTAAAGGAACTACTCCGGATAAAGTTAAAGAAACTCTGAAAAATAAAGCAAATGAGTTAATTAAAACTCCTGACTTTCCAGCAAAAGTACCAGAAGGATATACAGTTACTGTTGGAGAAATTCCTGAGATTCCTGCTGATATAGCAAATAAAAAAGGTGAGCCTGTAGTCGTAAAAGTACCTGTAACATTTACATCTCCAGATGGCACAACTTATACTTCAGAAATCCCAGTGACAGTAAACGTTAAAAGTTCAGAAGTGAAACCTGTATATGTAGTGGAAGGAAACCAACCAAAACCAGCTGATGTTAATGAAGCAGTTACCCCTGATAAAGGTGGAAACTTAACTCCTGTAACTGAAGCTGATATCAATAAAGACGTTCCTACAGATAAAGTTAAAGTAGGAGCAACTGATTTGTCAGTTAAAGCAACGGTTAAATATCCAACTGGTGATGAAACAGTTAATGTACCAGTTAAAGTATTACCAAAAGCAACACCAACAGGTGTAACAGTATTGAAAGATACTGATGAAACAGCTCTAACTAATGCTGTAAAAGAAAAAGCAAATGAAGCAGTAAGTAAATTAACAAACTTACCAGCTGGAATTACTGCCTCATTAGATGAAAGAGAAACTTCTTACACATTACCAAAAACAGATTCAAATGGGGACAAAGCTACAGTTCCTGTAAAAGTATTATACAAAGATGATAAAGGTAATGTAGTTGGTGAAGATACAATTAACGTACCAGTTAAAGTAGTAAGCTCAACACCAAAACCAGTAGTCGTATTTGAAGGTGAAACACCAAAATTAGACAAAGATTCAGTAACACCAGGTGAAGGGGGAACAGTTGGAGAACCAACAACAGTTCCATCTACAAAAGATAAAGCTGGAGCTACAGATGTAACAGTTGATGTACCGGTAACTTATGACAATGGAAAAGTAACTGAAACAGTTAAAGTCCCAGTAACAGTATTACCAGTAGCTAAAGGTGAAGTAACAGTAGCTAAAAATACTACTCCAGACAAACTGAAAGAATTAGCTAAAGCTAAAGCTGATGAAGCTGTTAAAGCGACTGATTTCGTATCTAAACTGCCACAAGGTGCGACAGTAACTGTTGGTGATGTTACAAAAGCTATTGAAGACAAAGTAACAGCTAACAAAGGTACTGGAGTAACAACAGTAGAAGTCCCAGTAACATACACAGTTGATGGAAAAGACTACACAACTACAATCCCTGTAACAGTAAATGTTAAAGGTTCAGATGTTAAACCTGTATATGTTGTAGAAGGTGACAAACCAAAAGCTGAGGATGTAAACAAAGCAATCACTCCTGATACAGATGGAACTAAAACACCTGTAACTGATGAAGACATCAACAAAGCTATCCCAACAACTGAAGGTAAAGTTGGAGCAACTGATGTAAATGTAAAAGTACCAGTAACATATGAAGGAGTAAAAGATCCTGAAGAAGTAACAGTACCAGTAACAGTATTACCAAAAGTTTCTCCAGAAGGTGTAACAGTACCGAAAGATGCTGATAAGACTGAATTAGCAAAAGTTGTTAAAGAAAAAGCAGAAGAAGCAGCTAAAAAACTTACAGGACTTCCAGACGGTGTAACTGTAACAGTGACAAATGTTGAAACAACTCCTGGAACAGATAAAACAGGTGTACAAACACCAGCAACTGTAACAGTTGAATACAAAGATAAAGATGGAAATAAAATCACTAAAGTGATTGAAGTACCAGTAAATGTTGTATCTTCAACTCCACCAGAAGTAGTAGTATTTGAAGGTGACACACCAAGTACTGAAGATGTTAAGAAAGGTATTACACCTGGAGAAGGCGGAACAGTAGGAGACCCTACAAAAGTTCCATCTACAGTAGGTAAAGCAGGGGATAAAGACGTTGAAGTAGAAGTACCAGTAACTTATGAAAATGGTAAATTCAAAGAAAACGTTAAAGTTCCAGTAACAGTATTACCAAAACCAACAGCAGGTTCAGTAATTGTACCAAAAGACCTTTCAGAGAAAGAATTAAAAGATAAAGTTGGTAAAGATGCAGAAAATGCAATCAATAACGACGAATTCAAGAAAAAACTTCCTGAAGGAGCAACTGTTAAAGTTGATTTAACAAATGTTACAGTGCCAAAAACTTCAGAACCAGGAAAAGCTGGAGAAGTAGAAGTACCAGTGATTTACACTGTCAATGGTAAAGAGTACAAAACAACTGTTAAAGTACCAGTAACAGTGGTTGAAGGTAAAGAACAACTTGTACCAAAAGGTGATACTCCAGATCCAAAAGATAACATTACACCAGGAAATTATCCAGAAGGAGCTACATTCGAATACGATACACCGGTAGATACTTCTAAACCAGGTAAAAAAGAAGCTGTTGTTATCGTTAAGGATAAAGATGGTAAAGAAATCGTTCGAGTTCCTGTAGTGGTGAATGTGGTTGAACCAAAAGTAACACCAATCATCGTACCAGAAAGAACGAAACTTACGAAAGAAGATGTAGAAAAACACATCGAAATTCCTGGAGTAACTGGATGGGAAATCGTTGGGGAACCAGAACTTCCTGAAACATTCCCTGCAGGTGTAAGGCCATCAGCAACAGTGACTGTTAAATTACCAAATGGTAAGATCATTAAAGTTCAAGTACCAGTAATTGCTACTCCAACTGTAACTCCAATCGTTGTACCTCAAGGATCAACAATTACACCAGATGATGTGAAGAAACACATCAACATTCCTAAAGAATCAGGATGGGAAATTGTTGAAGTCGGAGAAATCCCAACAACTGAAACGCCTGGAAATAAAACAGCTGTTAAAGTGAAGGTGAAATTACCAACTGGAGAAGTTATCGAACTAGAAGTACCAGTAAAAGTAACTCCTAAAGAGTCTACAGATCTTATCCCGGCACCAGTTCAGCCTGATCAAGTTGTGACTTACTATGTAGATGAAAATGGTAAAACTATCTCTCCAAGCGAAAACGGCGCACAAGCTCCTAAGGCTGTTTCTGGATATGAATACCAAACAACTACAAAAGATCCAAATGGAAATCTTGTACACCACTACAAGAAAGTGGCAACGCCACAACCTGCTGGACCAACTGCTCCTGAACAACCTGCAGCTCCAACAGCTCCAACATCTCCAGCAGAACCAGGACAACCAGCAACACCAAATCAAACTCAACCAGCGGCACCAGCTCAAGCTCAAGCAGATGCAACAGTAGCAACTGATACAACTGCCAAACCAGCAACACCTAAATATGTTGAAGGTCAAAAAGAGTTGCCTAACACAGGTACAGAAGCCCATGCAGGCCTAGCAGCACTTGGACTACTTGGAGCCCTTAGTGGATTTGGACTTCTTTCTCGTAAGAAAAAAGAAGACTAA
- the asnS gene encoding asparagine--tRNA ligase, whose product MTKRVTIIDVKDYVGQEVTIGAWVANKSGKGKIAFLQLRDGTAFFQGVAFKPNFVEKFGEEVGLEKFDVIKRLSQETSVYVTGIVKEDERSKFGYELDITDIEVIGESQDYPITPKEHGTDFLMDNRHLWLRSRKQVAVMQIRNAIIYATYEFFDKNGFMKFDSPILSGNAAEDSTELFETDYFGTPAYLSQSGQLYLEAGAMALGRVFDFGPVFRAEKSKTRRHLTEFWMMDAEYSYLTHDESLDLQEAYVKALLQGVLDRAPQALETLERDTELLKRYIAEPFKRITYDQAIDLLQEHENDEDADYEHLEHGDDFGSPHETWISNHFGVPTFVMNYPAAIKAFYMKPVSGNPERVLCADLLAPEGYGEIIGGSMREEDYDALVAKMDELGMDRTEYEFYLDLRKYGTVPHGGFGIGIERMVTFAAGTKHIREAIPFPRMLHRIKP is encoded by the coding sequence ATGACAAAACGTGTAACGATTATTGATGTAAAAGACTATGTTGGTCAGGAAGTGACGATTGGCGCTTGGGTTGCCAACAAATCAGGAAAAGGGAAAATTGCCTTCTTGCAATTGCGTGATGGAACAGCCTTCTTCCAAGGTGTGGCCTTTAAACCAAACTTTGTAGAAAAATTTGGTGAAGAAGTGGGACTTGAGAAGTTTGATGTCATCAAACGCTTGAGCCAAGAAACTTCTGTTTATGTGACAGGGATTGTCAAAGAAGACGAACGTTCTAAGTTTGGTTATGAGCTTGATATCACAGACATCGAAGTGATTGGTGAATCTCAAGACTACCCAATTACACCAAAAGAACATGGAACAGACTTCTTGATGGACAACCGTCACTTGTGGCTCCGATCTCGTAAGCAAGTAGCGGTGATGCAAATCCGTAACGCTATCATCTATGCGACTTATGAATTCTTTGACAAGAACGGCTTCATGAAGTTTGATAGCCCAATTTTATCAGGAAATGCGGCAGAAGATTCAACAGAACTCTTTGAAACTGACTACTTCGGAACTCCAGCCTACTTGAGCCAATCAGGTCAGCTTTACCTAGAAGCAGGTGCTATGGCCCTTGGTCGTGTATTTGACTTTGGTCCCGTATTCCGTGCTGAAAAATCAAAAACGCGCCGTCATTTGACTGAGTTTTGGATGATGGATGCAGAGTACTCATACTTGACACACGATGAATCACTTGACTTGCAAGAAGCCTATGTTAAAGCTCTTCTTCAAGGTGTTCTTGACCGTGCACCTCAAGCCTTGGAAACATTGGAACGTGATACAGAGCTCTTGAAACGCTACATTGCAGAGCCATTCAAACGCATCACATATGATCAAGCCATTGACCTCTTGCAAGAGCATGAAAATGATGAAGATGCTGACTACGAGCATCTTGAGCATGGTGATGACTTTGGTTCGCCACACGAAACTTGGATTTCAAACCACTTTGGTGTGCCAACATTTGTCATGAACTATCCAGCAGCCATCAAGGCCTTCTACATGAAACCAGTTTCTGGAAATCCAGAGCGCGTGCTTTGTGCGGACTTGCTTGCCCCAGAAGGCTATGGAGAAATCATCGGTGGATCTATGCGTGAGGAAGACTACGATGCCCTTGTTGCTAAGATGGATGAACTTGGTATGGATCGTACAGAGTACGAATTCTATCTTGACCTTCGTAAATACGGTACTGTACCACACGGTGGATTTGGTATCGGTATCGAGCGTATGGTAACCTTCGCAGCAGGAACAAAACACATCCGTGAAGCCATTCCATTCCCACGTATGTTACACCGTATTAAACCGTAA